DNA from Cutibacterium acnes:
TGACTGGAGACGGACACGCCGGGGCGGTGTGCTGCTCACGTCACGCCCGCAACCCGATTCAACTGGCGCATAAAGCTCTGAGGATTCACCCCATGTGCTGCTGTGTGACCCGCCCGAACGGGTCTGTCAAGACTGGGGTCTTGAGATCGCGCCGCCGGAGTACTTCGTCACCCAAGCGCGCCGCGAGCAGTTAGAGCAGGTGCTAGCCAGACGACAGCACGCCCCGAAACACGGCACCGTCGGGGCGGTTGCCCGAGATCGTTATGGACACCTAGCTGCGGCCACCTCAACCGGTGGGATCGTCGCTTCGTCGCAGGGACGCATCGGGGACTCTCCGGTCATCGGGGCCGGCACTTTCGCGCGCGACGGAGTCGTGGCAGTCTCCTGCACCGGCGATGGTGAGGCCTTCCTCCAAGGGGTAGTAGCTCATGAGGTTGACGCGCAGATGAGACTGGCAGGACAACCCGTCGACCGGGCAGCTCTGGGAGCCCTCACCGACGAGGTCTCATCGCGCCTCACTGGCCACGCCCCAGCAACCGATGGCCTCATCGCCGTCGACTCTTGTGAACAATTGGTAATCTGCCACATGTCAGCGTCGATGCTGGCTGCATGGCCAGACCACGGCGAGGTTCTCACCTCGGTGTAGTGAAGGTCAGCGCACCACGGGAAGATCGGGCCCAAACTCCAGCATCTGTTCGACGGCCCAGGGACTCAGCAGGGCCGGCATTGACCGGGCCAAGCCATACATGTCCTGCCAACCAACCCAGGCTACCTCCTCCACCTCGTCAGGGTCTGGGTTAAGTTCGACGAGCTCCTCTGGCAGGGACAATCGGGCAACAACAACCGGACAGAACTCGTCCTCCACGATGCCCCCGGAGTCGGTGGCGCGATAGGAGAAATCTGGTAGCACGACGCGCATCCGACGCGGATCAAGGTCGAGTCCGAGTTCCTGGTGAGTACGACGCACGGCGGCGTCAATAATCGTCTCCCCTACACGTGGATGCCCACAACAGGTGTTGGTCCACACCCCTGGCCACGCCACCTTCGTCAAAGCGCGCCGGGTCACAAGTACCCGACCGCCTACGTCAAGAACGTGACACGAGAAGGCGAGATGCCTAGGGGTATGTTGACTGTGGACGGTCGCCCGGGGAGCGGTTCCAATGTGGTTGCCGTCATCGTCAAGCAGGATAACGAAATCGTCATAACCGGAATCCGCGCTCGTCCCCACGTTCTCGCCATCATGATGACTCATGACGTCAAGTTACCAATAACCGCGAGTCCCGCGAAGTCGAATACGCTGTAGCTTGACGATATTGGCCCAATGTCGCCTCCTAGGCACGATTGAGACGCTGCTGATCCGTCCACCCACCCCTGATGGGAGAGCCATGGCGCACATCCTCGACATCACCCTCGCGGTGATCCTCATCCTCCGCGCCCTGCGCGGATGGACCCGAGGAGCAATTTCTGGGATCGCCAGCCTCATCGGCTTGATTGGCGGAGTCTGGGTAGGGCTGTGGGCGTCGGGAGACATCGTGTCCCGGATCACCAACAACTCATCGTCCTGGCTTGCTACCGGACCACTACGCTTTGGCGTCGTCCTCGTCATCGTCGAAGTCATCCATGGCCTCTGTAATGGGCTCGCCCGCCGCATATGCCACGCCTCTGAGACAGCAGGGTTAGGGGCCCTTGACCGGATTGGCGGCGCATTGCTGTCTGCGACCGCCACGGCCTTGGTAGTGGCGGTGGGGGCAACGGCGTTGGCCCCACTTCTGCCTCCCCAATGGACTCAGGCTATTGACGAATCAGCCGTCATCAACACCACCAACCGCGCAATTCCACCCCAAATCAATCACGAAGCGGCACGGCTTATCGGCCAGATGGCCGATACCTTCCCGAAGGTCTTTACCGGTCAGGACCCTCGTCTGCCCGGAGATGCCCCCGACGACTCCGCCGCCAATAGCCCTGGAGTACGACAAGCGGCGAGATCCATCGTCAAAGTGAGATCACTGTCGCATCAATGTGACCGGGCCTCGGAGGGCACCGGATGGGTCAGCTCACCGCACCGCGTCGTCACCAACGCCCATGTGGTCGCCGGATCTGACACAGTGACGGTGCAGGTTGGAGGCCAAGGCGCCCGCCTGCGAGCGCGTGTCGTCGCCTACGACCCCGACCTCGACCTTGCCGTGCTCGCTGTTCCTAAACTTAAGGCTCCTGCCCTAACAATGACCTCATCGGTAGACGCCGGGGACTCGACGGTCATCGCCGGATTCCCGCTGGACGGACCGTACACAGTCAACGCTGCGCGAGTGCGCGGGGCAATAACGGCTCGTGGCGAGAACATTTACGGTGACGACGATGTCGTCCGCGAGATCCTGTCTTTGCGCGGCACCGTGCAACCGGGCAACTCAGGCGGTCCATTACTGACCACCGACGGAAAGGTAGCGGGCACGATCTTCGCCAGGTCCACCTCGCAACCGCAAGCCGGCTACGCCCTCACCAACCGAGAAACCCGGCAGCTCATCAGGTCTGGTACGTATGGCTCCACCCCGGCATCGACCGGACGTTGCAGTGTCGCCTGAATCCGGAAAACCTTGGCCACCCAACCAACCAGGCGCCCCTTAGCGCTGCGCACATTTGCGGCTATCATCAACCCAAAACAACTCTGACAAGGTCTTTCGCACGTGTGGCAATCGGGTTCACGACTGCTGGCCATGCGGCACGCGATGGCAACCCATTTCAGAGGCAACATGTCCGCCACGACATGGTCCTCGGACGCGATTAAGATGCCCCGCATGGCTGTTTTCATTGTCGAAACCCATTACGATCCCGCCCATTCCGAGGAGCGCATGGCTGCGCGCCCGGCCCATCTGGAGAACCTTGACGTCATGCGCGAGCGTGGCCAGCTCGCCAATGCCGGCCCGTTAGCCGACGGAAGCGGGGCGGTGCTCATCTATACCGTGCCTGACCGTGACGTCCTCAACCACTTACTGGAGGCCGACCCCTATCCCAAGACGGCCGTCCAAGTGACCTCCGTTCGCGAGTGGAAGCCGAATTACCACCATCACGTCTGAGGCCGGCGGCAGCAGAGGGCTCGGGGGTTGAAACACGTGATGTTATGGAGTCATGACGTCACCGCTCCTGTTCCAACCCCTCACCCTTCGTGGATTGACGGTTCGCAACCGCGCCTGGCTGCCGCCGATGTGCCAATATGCCGTGGATTCTCAAGACGGAATTCCCAGCACCTGGCACCTCATCCACTATGGATCTTTCGCTGTGGGAGGCTTCGGCCTCATCGTCGCAGAGGCCACTGCGGTCAGCCCTGAAGGCCGCATCAGCCCTTGTGACACCGGGTTGTGGAATGACGCCCAGGTGGCAGCGTGGCGCACCATCACTGACGCTGTCCACGAGCTTGGCGGCACGATTGCTGTCCAGTTGGGCCACGCCGGCCGGAAAGCCTCCACAGAGAAATGGTGGCCGGGTTTCCATGGCGGGGTGGTTCCTCCCGAAAAGGGCGGCTGGATTCCTGTCGGTCCAACTGCCGCACCCGCCGATGGCAAGCAGTACGCCGGGTCGCCCGTCACCGCCCTTAACGAGGACGGCATCTCGAAGATTATTGACGACTTCCGGACTGCGGCATCGCGTGCCGTGGTAGCCGGATTCGACGCTGTCGAGATTCATAGCGCCCACGGCTACTTGCTACATCAGTTTTATTCGCCGCTGTCCAACACCCGCACTGACGGTTGGGGAAGCGATTATGACGGACGAGTCCGTCTGCCGTTGGCGGTCGCTGACGCGGTGCGTGGGGCTATTCCCGACGACATGCCTCTGCTGGCCCGCCTCTCGGTCACTGACTGGCGTGACGATGGCTGGTCAGTCGAGGACTCGATCGAGCTGTCGCGTCGATTCGCCTTGGCTGGCGTCGACCTTGTGGATGCCTCCTCAGGTGGTAATTCGTCAGCCCCCATCCCGGTAGCCCCGGGATACCAGGCCGATTTAGCGGCTCGGGTGCGCGCCGAGGCGGATGTTCCCACCGCCACGGTCGGGATGATCTGGACCGGCGAATTAGCCGAGGATCTACTCAACAAGGGGTGTGCCGACGCCGTCATGGTTGGCCGGGCAGCCCTGCGTGACACCAACTGGCCACTGCGCGCCGCCCACGAACTTGGCGTCCCCAACGAGGAGGCCCCGTGGCACCCGGCGCGATTCCGCGGCGCCTGGCGGTGACAGTCGGTTTCACCACCACGGTCGGCCGCGCGTGGCTGAGAATTAGTTCGTCACGTGACCCCAGGCACACGTACAGTGCTCGAATCGGCGATGTCGATGACGACTCCACGCCGATTGGCCGTGTCCGTCGGGACCTACCGCAATCGCCACGCCCGACGAGTTGATGCGGTCCCGCCAATGCCGGGGGACGAGATGTCAGACGCACAGAGCACCAGGTCAGCATCAGTACGCAGCGAATCGGACGTGTACCGCGCAGTATGGAACACCGTCAAGGGGTCGATGGGCAACCTCGTCGAGTAGTTCGACGTGTACACGTACACGACGTTCGCAGCCTATTTCGAGGACCAGTTCTTCTCGCCTGACGACCCGCACAAGAGCATCTACATCTACGCGATTTTCTGGGCGACCTTCATCATGAGGCCGTTCGGATCGTGGTTCTTCGGTCGCTGGGCCGACCGTCACGGACGTCGGTCCGCCCTCATCATGGCAGTGACAATCATGGCCGTCGGCTCCCTCGTCATCTCCGTGTTGCCCACCCGAGGCACCATCGGAGTGGGGGCCCCGATCCTGTTGCTCATCTGTCGTATCGTGCAAGGATTCGCCACAGGAGGTGAGTACGGCACCTCGGCCACCTACATGTCAGAAGCCTCCACCAAGGGACACCGCGGTTTCTTCTCCTCGTTCCAGTACTTCACCCTCGTGGGTGGTTTAGTGACAGCCCAGGCCGTCCTACTCCTGCTGTCCTCCCTCATGAGTGAGGCCACGATCCATGCCTGGGGATGGCGCATCCCATTCTTCATCGGTGGCGTCGCAGCGCTCATCGTTTTCTTCATGCAGAAGACGATGGATAAATCGCTGAGTACCGAACATCTTAAATCCGTGCGGTCGGGTGAGGACAGCTCGTCAGGAAGTCTGAAAGAGCTCTTTGGAAACCATCTCGGTAACTTCCTCCTGGCTTTTACCATCGCCAGCGGCGGTACCCTGTGCTTCTACGTCTACACCGTCAATGCACCGAATATCGTCCATTCGACTTTCAGCAGCACTCCGATGGCGGCAACCGCGGTCAACCTCATCGCCCTATTCATCCTCATGCTCGGGCAACCGCTGGGAGGCCTCATCGGTGACCGGATCGGACGCAAACCGGTGTTGCTCTTCTTTGCCGCCGGTGGAGTCGTTTATACCTGGGTTCTCGTGACCTGTCTGTCGCATGCCCGCAAGCCCGTAACTGCATTCCTCATGCTGCTCATGGGCTATATCTTCCTTACCGGATATACCTCGATCTCCACAGTTGTGAAGTCCGACCTTTTCCCAACCGATGTCAGGGCGCTGGGTGTTGGGATGGCCCATGGTTTCGCGAATTCCCTGTTCGGCGGCACGGCTCCACTCATTTACGTGTGGGCGAAACAGGGTGACGCGATCCCCGCCTTCATCGGGTATGTGACGGCGCTGTCCGCGGTCACCTTACTTACGATCCTCTTCGGGCTGACCACACGGACTGCGTCACACCTGGATGCGCCGACGAAGGGTGGGCACGACTAACAAAGCGGCAGTTACTCGCCCCGGTACGCGGTGATTTCTCCAACGTTTCAGGCGGTCGAACACGATGCTACGAAGCCAAACTGCCGACGGCGAGGCCCGGGAATATCCTCCGTTGACTCCCCTTGCTCGCCCTTCATATAGTGACGAATGCACGTGGTTCCCGTGTTCGCACGGGCCAAGAGGGAATCCGGTGTGAATCCGGAGCTGCCCCGCAGCGGTATATGAGAACGACCGCCGTCATGACGCACTGTGCTTTGGCATGGGAAGCGACGGCTAGTAGGAGTCCGATCAGGACGAGCTCATGAGCCCGAAGACCTGCCAGGTGTGGTCCCGCAACCGCGGGGCCCGGTTCGCGATCTCGCGGGAAGTATCGCAGCGTTCAGGGGGACCACTGTCCCTGCCGCATTCCGCCCGGTCGCGTGCCCACGGCATCGCACGGAGGAATTGCAATGAGCGCCGACCCCATTTCGACCATCCGCGTCCGCAAGCGTGACGGGTCTTTAGCCCCCTACGACGGTAACGAAGTCGCTGCCTCGATCATGGACTCGGCCCGCGGCCTTGACGACGCCGTCGCCCGGGCAACCCTGCTGCAGGCAGAGGTGGAGATCACCCTCTTTGACGGGATGACCACCGACGCCCTCGACGAAGCCGTCATTCAGGTGGCCCTAGGCAACGCTAAGGACGATCCAGCCTTTGACACTATCGCCAGCCGGATCGCCGTCAAGAAGCTCTACAAAGAGGTCTTTGGCGACACCCATGACGATCTAGGTGACGTCGACCCCGAGAGGGTGCAGGATCTGCACCGCAACTATTTCCCGCGCACGATCGCCAAGCTTGTCGCCGATGGTCACCTTGACGAGCGTCTGGGACGAGATTTCGACCTCGAGACGCTTGCAGCTGCCCTCGACCCCACTCGTGACGACCTCATCGGGTTCATGGGCGTGCGCACCATGATCAACCGTTATCTCTTGCGCACTCCCGATAAGCAGGCTTTGGAGGTACCGCAGTACTTCTGGATGCGCGTCGCGATGGGGCTGAGCCTCACTGAGGACGATCCCACTTCCTCGGCGCTGGCCCTTTACGACTCCATGAGCAACCTGCGCCACCTGGCCGCTGGATCCACCCTTGTCAATGCGGGGACGCCATCGGCTCAGCTATCTAACTGCTTCGTCATGCGCACTGAGGACAATCTGGAGCACATCGCCCAGACGATCCGCGACGTCATGTGGATCACCAAGGGCACCGGCGGCATTGGGTTGTCGATGTCGGATCTTCGCTGCGAGGGATCCCCGATCCGCTCAGATAACACTGCATCAACTGGGCCGATCCCCTTCATACACACCTTTGACTCCACACTGCGTGCGGTCTCTCGGGGAGGCAAGAAGCTCGGCGCCTTGTGCTTCTACCTGGAGAACTGGCACATGGACTTCCCGCAGTTCCTCGACCTGCGGCAGAACTCCGGTGACCCGTACCGACGCACCCGCACCGCCGACACTGCGGTGTGGATCTCCGACGAGTTCATGAAGCGTGTCGCCAAAGACGAGGACTGGTACCTCTTCGATCCCGCCGAAACCCAGGATCTCACCGAGCTTACCGGATCGGACTTCTCCAAGCGTTACGCCCAGTATGTCGAGCAGGCGGAAGCTGGCAAGATCAAGCGCTTTCGGCGCACTACTGCCCGCGAGCAATTCCGAGCCATCTTGGTGAGCCTACAGACGACGTCGCACCCATGGCTGACGTGGAAAGATAGCATCAATACTCGCGCGTTGAACAGCAATACCGGGACGATCCACTCGTCAAACCTATGCACC
Protein-coding regions in this window:
- a CDS encoding MarP family serine protease; its protein translation is MAHILDITLAVILILRALRGWTRGAISGIASLIGLIGGVWVGLWASGDIVSRITNNSSSWLATGPLRFGVVLVIVEVIHGLCNGLARRICHASETAGLGALDRIGGALLSATATALVVAVGATALAPLLPPQWTQAIDESAVINTTNRAIPPQINHEAARLIGQMADTFPKVFTGQDPRLPGDAPDDSAANSPGVRQAARSIVKVRSLSHQCDRASEGTGWVSSPHRVVTNAHVVAGSDTVTVQVGGQGARLRARVVAYDPDLDLAVLAVPKLKAPALTMTSSVDAGDSTVIAGFPLDGPYTVNAARVRGAITARGENIYGDDDVVREILSLRGTVQPGNSGGPLLTTDGKVAGTIFARSTSQPQAGYALTNRETRQLIRSGTYGSTPASTGRCSVA
- the idi gene encoding isopentenyl-diphosphate Delta-isomerase, with product MSHHDGENVGTSADSGYDDFVILLDDDGNHIGTAPRATVHSQHTPRHLAFSCHVLDVGGRVLVTRRALTKVAWPGVWTNTCCGHPRVGETIIDAAVRRTHQELGLDLDPRRMRVVLPDFSYRATDSGGIVEDEFCPVVVARLSLPEELVELNPDPDEVEEVAWVGWQDMYGLARSMPALLSPWAVEQMLEFGPDLPVVR
- a CDS encoding MFS transporter produces the protein MYTYTTFAAYFEDQFFSPDDPHKSIYIYAIFWATFIMRPFGSWFFGRWADRHGRRSALIMAVTIMAVGSLVISVLPTRGTIGVGAPILLLICRIVQGFATGGEYGTSATYMSEASTKGHRGFFSSFQYFTLVGGLVTAQAVLLLLSSLMSEATIHAWGWRIPFFIGGVAALIVFFMQKTMDKSLSTEHLKSVRSGEDSSSGSLKELFGNHLGNFLLAFTIASGGTLCFYVYTVNAPNIVHSTFSSTPMAATAVNLIALFILMLGQPLGGLIGDRIGRKPVLLFFAAGGVVYTWVLVTCLSHARKPVTAFLMLLMGYIFLTGYTSISTVVKSDLFPTDVRALGVGMAHGFANSLFGGTAPLIYVWAKQGDAIPAFIGYVTALSAVTLLTILFGLTTRTASHLDAPTKGGHD
- a CDS encoding ribonucleoside-diphosphate reductase subunit alpha: MSADPISTIRVRKRDGSLAPYDGNEVAASIMDSARGLDDAVARATLLQAEVEITLFDGMTTDALDEAVIQVALGNAKDDPAFDTIASRIAVKKLYKEVFGDTHDDLGDVDPERVQDLHRNYFPRTIAKLVADGHLDERLGRDFDLETLAAALDPTRDDLIGFMGVRTMINRYLLRTPDKQALEVPQYFWMRVAMGLSLTEDDPTSSALALYDSMSNLRHLAAGSTLVNAGTPSAQLSNCFVMRTEDNLEHIAQTIRDVMWITKGTGGIGLSMSDLRCEGSPIRSDNTASTGPIPFIHTFDSTLRAVSRGGKKLGALCFYLENWHMDFPQFLDLRQNSGDPYRRTRTADTAVWISDEFMKRVAKDEDWYLFDPAETQDLTELTGSDFSKRYAQYVEQAEAGKIKRFRRTTAREQFRAILVSLQTTSHPWLTWKDSINTRALNSNTGTIHSSNLCTEICLPQDRDHTAVCNLASVNLAAHLAGPRGKRRLDWDQLAATTRLAVRHLDNLVDITASAVPQAQRSNEENRAIGLGVMGLTDMLEQIRVPYDSPDACEIVDRVVEFISWHAIDTSADLAAERGAYPMFEGSGWSRGMVPVDTLAVLERDRGIPVDVDRTTRMDWDALRAKVRTGMRNATLMAIAPTASIGLIAGTTPGLDPQFSQMFSRTTSAGKFLEVNRNLVADLKDLGLWETIREELLRRQGDPSEIEAIPAPLRRLYRTSFTLDPMAYLNVAARAQKWVDQAISRNIYLASRSVGDMEDLYTAAWRMGVKTTYYLHMLPRHTAEQSTVAVNKAAGRRNGPRRGFATAVRRASGAATIRKPVTETLNASVEPVVSLDLIDGASCPVDPQERQQCESCQ
- a CDS encoding YciI family protein, translating into MAVFIVETHYDPAHSEERMAARPAHLENLDVMRERGQLANAGPLADGSGAVLIYTVPDRDVLNHLLEADPYPKTAVQVTSVREWKPNYHHHV
- a CDS encoding NADH:flavin oxidoreductase/NADH oxidase, which gives rise to MTSPLLFQPLTLRGLTVRNRAWLPPMCQYAVDSQDGIPSTWHLIHYGSFAVGGFGLIVAEATAVSPEGRISPCDTGLWNDAQVAAWRTITDAVHELGGTIAVQLGHAGRKASTEKWWPGFHGGVVPPEKGGWIPVGPTAAPADGKQYAGSPVTALNEDGISKIIDDFRTAASRAVVAGFDAVEIHSAHGYLLHQFYSPLSNTRTDGWGSDYDGRVRLPLAVADAVRGAIPDDMPLLARLSVTDWRDDGWSVEDSIELSRRFALAGVDLVDASSGGNSSAPIPVAPGYQADLAARVRAEADVPTATVGMIWTGELAEDLLNKGCADAVMVGRAALRDTNWPLRAAHELGVPNEEAPWHPARFRGAWR